The proteins below are encoded in one region of Cololabis saira isolate AMF1-May2022 chromosome 11, fColSai1.1, whole genome shotgun sequence:
- the eif2b1 gene encoding translation initiation factor eIF-2B subunit alpha produces MNEEELVEYFGAQMSKDPGMASAVAAIGTLLEFLKRDKGETILGLRESLTWATACLKKEDSSVAVSSGGELFLRFISLTSLEHQDLSRCKKVMEERGELFLEKISMSRNKVAKLCHTFIKDGAKILTHSYSRVVLRVLEKAAAEKKRFSVYVTESQPDGAGQQMAGVLKKLNVPVTVVLDAAVGYVLEKVDLVIVGAEGVVESGGIINKIGTYQMALCSKAHNKPFYVVAESFKFVRLYPLNQQDVPDKFKYKAETLKAVQNLSEEHPIIDYTPPSLITLLFTDLGVLTPSAVSDELIKLYL; encoded by the exons ATGAACGAAGAAG AGCTGGTGGAATACTTCGGGGCTCAGATGAGCAAAGACCCGGGCATGGCCTCAGCTGTGGCAGCTATCGGAACCCTGCTGGAGTTCCTGAAGAGAGACAAAG GTGAAACCATCCTGGGTCTGAGGGAAAGCCTGACGTGGGCCACAGCTTGCCTGAAGAAGGAGGACTCCTCTGTGGCCGTCTCCTCTGGGGGAGAGCTCTTCCTGCGCTTCATAAGTCTCACATCGCTGGAGCACCAG GATCTGTCTCGCTGTAAGAAGGTGATGGAGGAGCGAGGAGAGCTTTTTCTAGAGAAGATCTCCATGTCCAGGAACAAGGTCGCTAAGCTCTGTCACACCTTCATCAAAGATGGCGCT AAAATCCTGACCCACTCGTACTCCAGAGTCGTCCTCCGAGTCCTGGAGAAAGCTGCGGCGGAGAAGAAACGCTTCTCTGTCTACGTGACTGAATCGCAGCCAGATGGCGCTGG CCAACAGATGGCAGGAGTTCTGAAGAAACTAAACGTTCCAGTAACTGTTGTCCTGGATGCAGCAGTGGG GTATGTGTTGGAGAAAGTGGATCTGGTCATCGTCGGAGCAGAGGGAGTGGTGGAGAGCGGAGGAATCATCAACAAG ATTGGCACCTATCAGATGGCGTTGTGCTCCAAAGCTCACAACAAACCCTTCTACGTCGTAGCAGAGAGTTTCAAATTCGTACGTCTGTATCCGCTCAACCAGCAGGACGTGCCGGATAAATTTAAG TACAAAGCTGAAACCCTGAAGGCCGTGCAGAACCTGTCAGAGGAGCATCCAATTATCGATTACACGCCTCCTTCTCTCATCACCCTCCTCTTCACCGACCTTGGAGTCCTCACGCCATCAGCCGTCAGCGATGAActcatcaaactttatttataa
- the ddx55 gene encoding ATP-dependent RNA helicase DDX55: protein MDVVRESAWSSLSVKLHQNILQTLEEIKFTDMTPVQSACIPLFMSNKDVAAEAVTGSGKTLAFVIPVIELLLKREEKLKKMQVGALVITPTRELALQISEVMDMFLQKFPQFTQILLIGGSNPAEDVEKFKDQGANIVIATPGRLEDMFRRKSEGLDLASAVRSLDVLVLDEADRLLDMGFEASLNTILSHLPKQRRTGLFSATQTQELEKLVRAGLRNPVRITVKERGVASAVAAVQKTPSRLSNYYTMCRAEEKFNILVAFLRQHKHEKLLVFFSTCACVEFYGRALEVLVKKVTVHCIHGKMKNRRNSIFAEFRALKSGILVCTDVMARGIDIPDVNWVLQYDPPSSASAFVHRCGRTARIGNYGDALVFLLPMEESYVNFLSINQKCPLQKMALIKDVVDVLPKVKALALADRAMFDRGMRAFVSYVQAYAKHECSLIFRVKDLDYASLARGFALLRLPKMPELRGKTFAEFTETTLDTDTIRYKDKHREKQRQKMLAELRERDPTPRRRFVKNKAWSKQKTRKDRRKKAAAKRKHNEGSDVDDEDMKELLNDTRLLKKLKKGHITEEDFEQQITSKPKTNPLKTEMNSDI from the exons ATGGACGTGGTCAGGGAGAGCGCGTGGAGTAGTTTATCTGTTAAACTTCACCAGAATATTCTTCAAACCCTCGAAGAGATCAAGTTCACTGACATGACACCTGTGCAg TCCGCGTGTATTCCGCTGTTCATGAGCAACAAGGATGTGGCTGCTGAGGCG GTGACCGGAAGTGGAAAAACACTCGCCTTTGTCATTCCTGTCATCGAGCTGCTCCTGAAGCGAGAGGAGAAACTAAAGAAGATGCAG GTCGGCGCTCTGGTGATCACTCCCACCAGAGAACTGGCTCTCCAAATCAGTGAAGTGATGGACATGTTCCTCCAGAAGTTTCCACAGTTTAC GCAGATCTTATTGATTGGAGGCAGTAACCCGGCAGAGGATGTGGAGAAGTTCAAGGATCAAGG ggcaAACATTGTCATCGCGACGCCCGGCCGCCTGGAGGACATGTTCAGGAGGAAGTCGGAGGGTCTGGACTTGGCCAGCGCCGTCAGGAGTCTGGATGTTCTGGTTCTCGACGAGGCCGACAGACTCCTCGACATGGGATTCGAGGCCAG TCTGAACACCATCCTAAGCCACCTGCCCAAACAGAGACGGACAGGTCTGTTTTCAGCCACTCAGACTCAGGAGCTGGAGAAGCTGGTGAGGGCCGGCCTCAGGAACCCTGTACGCATCACAGTCAAAGAGAGGGGCGTGGCCAGTGCCGTCGCCGCTGTGCAGAAGACCCCGTCCAGGCTGTCCAACTACTACACT ATGTGTAGAGCGGAGGAGAAGTTCAACATCCTGGTGGCCTTTCTAAGGCAACACAAGCATGAGAAACTCCTGGTTTTCTTCAG CACCTGCGCTTGTGTGGAGTTCTATGGCCGAGCTCTGGAGGTGCTGGTGAAGAAAGTCACGGTCCACTGCATTCACGGCAAGATGAAGAACAGACGCAACAGCATCTTCGCAGAATTTCGGGCGCTGAAGAG CGGGATCTTGGTGTGCACCGACGTCATGGCCAGAGGCATCGACATCCCCGACGTGAACTGGGTTCTGCAGTATGACCCTCCCAGCAGCGCCAG CGCCTTTGTGCACCGATGTGGGCGGACAGCACGGATCGGTAACTATGGCGACGCCCTTGTGTTTCTGCTGCCGATGGAGGAGTCTTACGTCAATTTCCTGTCCATCAACCAGAAG TGTCCGCTCCAGAAGATGGCGTTGATAAAGGATGTGGTGGACGTGCTGCCCAAAGTAAAGGCCCTGGCTCTGGCGGACCGGGCCATGTTCGACAGAGGCATGAGGGCCTTCGTCTCGTATGTGCAGGCCTATGCCAAACATGAGTGTAGCCTCATCTTCAGAGTCAAAG ACCTGGACTACGCTTCACTGGCTCGCGGCTTCGCGCTCCTCCGCCTGCCGAAGATGCCTGAGCTGAGGGGGAAGACGTTTGCAGAGTTCACGGAGACGACACTGGACACGGACACCATCCGTTACAAggacaagcacagggagaagcAGAGGCAGAAGATGCTGGCCGAGCTCAGAGAAAGGGACCCGACACCCAGGAGGCGCTTTGTGAAGAATAAGGCCTGGTCCAAACAGAAGACCAGGAAGGACCGCCGGAAAAAGGCGGCAGCCAAGCGGAAGCACAATGAG ggcTCTGACGTGGACGATGAAGATATGAAGGAGCTGTTGAACGACACTCGCCTCCTCAAGAAGCTAAAGAAAGGTCACATAACTGAAGAAGACTTTGAGCAGCAGATCACAAGCAAACCAAAGACAAACCCACTCAAGACAGAGATGAACTCTGATATTTAA